The Mercurialis annua linkage group LG7, ddMerAnnu1.2, whole genome shotgun sequence genome includes the window AAAAGTTTCAGGTGGACATTGAAGGCAACAATTTCTATCAAAGAAAGGCTCCAAGGCATTCCTTATGGGCAAGGATACCATTTGAGTGAATAATTATAAGCTTATATAAGAAGAAAAATGTTCCATTTCTAGGGTTTTGCTTGGATTCTGAATCATATGTCTTTTAGAGACAGATGCTCTTGGGAATTAGGTTATTACTCTACTACTTCAAGTTGTGAAACACTGACATCATTTTACTTGATGATTGTTAAGCAGgcaaaaatgatttaaaattggaaattatTCATATGCTAATTGAATCCTAATAAACATAATAATTATTACAGAAAAAAAACGGGAATTTTATACCTTACATTATATTATTGAAACATACACATGAGAAACACCTTAATATATACAAACCCTTTAGAGATCTCATATGATCATCATACTTTATTAGATTGTACAATAACCTACCTGATATTCTTACTTCTCCatctaatattttattgaatGAAAAGTTGTTTAGCCTTActtttcaatattattttgtttctatTGAAATTTCGaaattctatatttatattaGATTCTTATAATATGCTCGAAAGAAGCCGCTATTTTCTTTCTGAAGCTCTCTCCACACTGCAAGAACATATTTTCATAACACCAACCCAATAATTAGCAATGAGAAGTGTAAAGTCGATGAGAGAGAGAGAAATTTAATAGGGAAAGATATTGAGATAAACCTGTAATTGTAACCAGAGGAGGAATGGTGGCATGTTCTGCTAATGCCTTCACACATTGATCTCTACTCATGTGAAGGATTAAGCATCTCTCTATAAGATGATGAACCTGTTTTATCATCCATGTCCATGCAAACACAACATATATAAGTCACCATGATTGATGATCATCACATAAGAATTGAAAACTTTGAAGTTGAACTTTACATTTTAGCATTTAActtctatatttttataaaaaaaaataaaaaaaaaaacttgtttcgctctttttctttttcctttgatCGTTTTCATTTTCCATTCCAGTATTTTTATTTCCGCGCAACATAACTTAAGGAGCGGTGAACTTACCATTGTGATGTATCTGTGTGGGTGGCAATGCAAACAAGGAAGAAGATCATGGTGGTGATCACACAttcttcaattatttttatttggttccGATCAATGCGACAAAATAAGAGAAATCCGAAAGATTTTAAAAGACAAAAAACGATCGGGCAAATTGTAAGGTGACATTTATATATGTAAAGAGCAAAAGAAGTAAAGAGAGGGAGTGTTATCCAATAGATATCTAAGTGAAGGGCCAAAAAAGCACAAGAAATCCAAATGCCTCATCTTCATCAGATAAGAGACAAAGCAGtgctatatataaattaaaatcgtGGCCAACTCCATAGCCACAGCTTGAAGCTTGCTTCTCATTAATTACTAATGCACTGCTCTTTGCTTTCTTCTCCCTATTTTCTGGGGCCCTACTTCTTTAATGTGGACTGCTCCCTTTTACACCTTTGCAAattattcatgttttcaatttcTCCGCTTTTTTGGCATCAAAACTATATGACAAAATGTCATTTCTAACCACAACTATGAGCTCtttgctatatatatatatatattagatcTTGTGTGATGtggtttaatatattaataccAACTGTGACGATTAATTGAGATTTGTCATGGAGGTAATAGTTCTAAACTCATGTTTGTCAATCTCTTAAGCATCAActtcttaattaaatttttaatttct containing:
- the LOC126655034 gene encoding uncharacterized protein LOC126655034, whose amino-acid sequence is MCDHHHDLLPCLHCHPHRYITMVHHLIERCLILHMSRDQCVKALAEHATIPPLVTITVWRELQKENSGFFRAYYKNLI